A window of Metabacillus sp. B2-18 contains these coding sequences:
- a CDS encoding chitobiase/beta-hexosaminidase C-terminal domain-containing protein — MLKRKLKFFISATVATLSMFCFFSLSAFAGNHPTNDAVQPPSASHNSGQYYKEQLVTLSTSTPGTKIYYTTDGSIPTKNSTLYSEPIAIDEDVTIKAFAIRGHVNEKALTKNKGNTRSEVVTFNYNFVNREDIANKFLEFEYNNMPYRFYIPENYDPSVSYPLVLFLHGGGERGSDNQKQLLANDGAIIWAAPENQSKNPAFVLAPQARNQHDGGFGITRNSDNIVDLAKVFEFSEDLEKAHKILQKVIEDYNIDQNRLYSTGLSQGGYGTFNLNIAYPDLFAAMVPIAGGGNPETVHVLKDKPIWAFHAEDDAVIPVSHTRNAIKAIKEAGGNPIYTEYPAELGYNHASWVPAYDNKDMINWMFRQVKQ, encoded by the coding sequence GTGTTAAAAAGAAAACTAAAATTTTTCATTAGCGCTACTGTAGCCACACTCTCTATGTTCTGCTTTTTCTCTCTTTCAGCATTCGCAGGCAACCATCCAACTAATGATGCTGTACAGCCGCCATCTGCCTCGCACAATTCTGGTCAATATTACAAGGAACAGCTCGTTACCTTATCAACTAGTACCCCGGGGACTAAAATCTATTACACAACAGATGGTAGTATACCTACTAAAAACAGTACTTTGTATTCAGAGCCTATTGCAATTGATGAAGATGTAACAATTAAGGCTTTTGCTATTCGTGGTCATGTTAACGAAAAAGCACTTACAAAAAATAAAGGAAATACTAGAAGCGAGGTGGTCACATTCAATTACAATTTTGTAAATAGAGAGGATATTGCTAATAAGTTTCTAGAGTTTGAATATAATAACATGCCATATCGTTTTTATATTCCAGAAAACTATGATCCTTCTGTTTCTTACCCACTTGTTCTTTTTCTTCATGGAGGTGGCGAACGAGGAAGTGATAATCAGAAGCAATTGCTTGCAAATGATGGTGCTATTATATGGGCTGCACCTGAAAATCAATCCAAAAACCCAGCCTTTGTTCTTGCACCACAAGCAAGAAATCAACATGACGGTGGATTTGGAATTACTCGAAATTCGGATAATATTGTCGATTTGGCCAAAGTATTTGAATTTTCAGAGGACCTAGAAAAAGCCCACAAAATCCTACAAAAAGTAATTGAGGATTACAATATTGACCAAAATCGACTATATTCAACAGGACTTTCTCAAGGAGGATATGGAACATTTAATTTGAATATTGCATACCCTGATCTTTTTGCTGCTATGGTCCCAATTGCAGGCGGTGGAAATCCTGAGACTGTACATGTTTTAAAAGATAAACCAATATGGGCTTTTCATGCGGAAGATGATGCAGTAATTCCTGTTTCACATACAAGAAATGCTATTAAGGCAATAAAAGAAGCTGGAGGAAATCCTATATATACAGAGTATCCTGCAGAATTAGGCTATAATCATGCTTCTTGGGTACCAGCCTACGATAACAAGGATATGATTAATTGGATGTTTAGACAAGTTAAACAATAA
- a CDS encoding sigma-54 interaction domain-containing protein has translation MLYENFKEFSLEDQLDWFKATLHSIHDGVLVIDCKEIVKLINPEYTRITGVQPNEIIGKPLRLVRPKAQLIETLKDGKERIGVYRKEGTVEYVVDMAPIILNNEIIGAVSICKGLTEVHKLSKELEKNKQKLSQLKERMDTLYQAKYTFDQIIGSESGLKRVVHLGRKAAESNLPVLIIGESGTGKELFAQAIHNASSRAEKPFIPVNCASIPASLIESELFGYTEGTFTSAKKGGKLGLFEIANSGTIFLDEIGELSYDLQAKLLRVLQEKTLRRVGEAGERLIDVRVIAATNRDLKQLIEKKRFREDLYFRLNVLHLDIPPLRKRKQDIPDIIDFILHKHNLHSESERYYRLHQSTLAILKAYDWIGNVRELKNTIDYAVCMADERDILPEHLPSSFHGEIISISKRNSNYLLKAAVEETEKNIITDVLQKHGSELEDKKKAAKELGVSLATLYNKMKKYQLYDF, from the coding sequence ATGTTATATGAAAACTTTAAGGAGTTTTCCTTAGAAGATCAATTAGACTGGTTTAAAGCTACGCTCCACTCCATTCATGATGGTGTTTTAGTAATAGATTGTAAAGAGATTGTTAAATTAATTAACCCTGAATATACGCGTATTACAGGAGTACAACCTAATGAAATTATTGGAAAACCTCTTCGGTTAGTTCGTCCAAAAGCACAATTAATTGAAACGTTAAAAGACGGAAAAGAACGAATTGGGGTTTATCGGAAAGAAGGAACTGTGGAATATGTTGTTGACATGGCCCCAATTATATTAAACAACGAAATAATTGGGGCTGTTTCGATTTGTAAAGGGTTAACAGAAGTTCATAAGCTTTCAAAAGAACTAGAGAAAAACAAACAAAAACTATCTCAATTAAAAGAAAGAATGGACACCTTATATCAAGCTAAATATACATTCGATCAAATAATCGGCTCTGAAAGTGGACTGAAAAGAGTTGTTCACTTAGGAAGAAAAGCAGCTGAATCTAATTTACCGGTTTTAATTATTGGTGAAAGTGGAACAGGAAAAGAACTATTCGCTCAAGCAATTCATAATGCAAGTTCTCGTGCAGAAAAGCCATTTATCCCAGTGAATTGTGCGTCTATTCCAGCATCGCTCATTGAAAGTGAGCTTTTTGGATATACGGAAGGTACTTTTACAAGTGCAAAAAAGGGAGGGAAGCTTGGTTTATTTGAAATAGCAAACTCAGGTACAATTTTTTTAGACGAAATAGGTGAATTATCTTATGATCTTCAAGCTAAACTTTTACGAGTTTTGCAGGAAAAAACACTTAGACGTGTAGGTGAAGCAGGAGAAAGACTAATAGATGTTCGTGTAATTGCTGCAACAAATCGTGATCTAAAACAGCTTATAGAAAAGAAACGATTTCGTGAAGATTTGTATTTTCGGCTGAATGTATTGCACCTTGATATTCCGCCACTTCGTAAAAGGAAGCAGGATATTCCCGACATTATTGATTTCATTTTACACAAGCACAACCTACATTCTGAAAGTGAACGGTATTATCGATTACACCAATCAACCCTTGCCATTCTAAAAGCTTACGATTGGATCGGAAATGTACGAGAATTGAAAAATACAATTGATTATGCTGTATGCATGGCAGACGAAAGAGATATTTTACCTGAACATTTACCTAGTAGCTTTCATGGAGAAATTATTAGTATCTCAAAAAGAAATTCTAACTATCTTTTAAAAGCAGCTGTTGAGGAGACAGAGAAAAATATCATTACAGATGTTTTGCAAAAACATGGTTCTGAACTGGAGGATAAGAAAAAAGCAGCTAAGGAACTTGGGGTGTCTTTAGCAACACTTTATAACAAAATGAAAAAGTATCAACTATATGATTTCTAA
- a CDS encoding acyclic terpene utilization AtuA family protein, whose product MLKIGSGAGFSGDRLEPAVELAQKVKLDYLVLECLAERTIAIAQKEKRKDKNKGYDPLLVDRISALLPVLDKKRFRIVTNMGAANPMAGAKKIIKIANEMNISCKVAVVSGDDVIQELDSENEVLENTNKVRDYQVISANAYLGAKALLPALQTKADIIITGRVADPSLFLAPMIDYYGWSLNDYETLGQGTVIGHLLECAGQITGGYFADIGEKEVDRLADIGFPFASIERDGTAIISKTPDSGGVVNLRTVKEQLLYEVHDPTQYLTPDVTADFSNVKLTQLAENEVRVEGGKGTKKPSAYKVSIGYDAGYLGEGEISYAGSTAVQRAKMAECILNKRLCQKIQDLRIDLIGLSSVHRTNLGNDQPYEVRLRAAALCKDIKEAHSIGNEVEALYTNGPYGGGGARKRAIECLGVVSTFIERNLVDKKIQVEVITHERKANQTI is encoded by the coding sequence ATGTTAAAGATCGGAAGTGGAGCTGGATTTTCAGGTGATCGGCTTGAACCCGCTGTTGAACTGGCTCAAAAAGTAAAACTGGATTATTTAGTATTAGAGTGTTTAGCTGAAAGAACAATCGCCATTGCCCAGAAAGAAAAGAGGAAAGATAAAAATAAGGGTTACGATCCTCTACTTGTTGATCGAATATCTGCCTTATTACCAGTATTGGATAAAAAACGATTCCGAATCGTAACAAATATGGGAGCGGCCAATCCAATGGCTGGTGCTAAAAAGATTATTAAGATTGCAAATGAAATGAATATTTCTTGTAAGGTTGCAGTTGTATCAGGTGATGATGTGATACAAGAGCTAGATAGTGAAAATGAAGTCCTTGAAAACACAAATAAGGTTAGAGATTATCAAGTAATCTCAGCTAATGCTTATTTAGGAGCCAAGGCACTTTTACCAGCTTTACAAACTAAAGCAGATATTATTATTACAGGACGTGTTGCTGATCCATCATTATTTCTTGCGCCGATGATCGATTACTATGGTTGGTCACTAAATGATTATGAAACATTAGGGCAAGGTACTGTGATTGGACATTTACTTGAATGCGCTGGTCAAATTACAGGTGGCTATTTTGCGGATATAGGAGAAAAAGAAGTTGATAGGTTAGCAGACATAGGTTTTCCATTTGCAAGTATTGAGAGGGATGGAACAGCCATTATTTCAAAGACTCCTGACTCAGGTGGTGTAGTAAACTTACGAACAGTTAAAGAGCAACTACTATACGAGGTCCATGATCCAACTCAATACCTAACACCAGATGTAACAGCAGATTTTTCTAATGTTAAGCTGACTCAGCTAGCTGAAAATGAAGTAAGGGTAGAGGGGGGAAAAGGTACGAAAAAGCCTAGTGCTTATAAAGTATCTATTGGTTATGATGCAGGTTATCTTGGTGAAGGAGAAATTTCTTATGCAGGTTCAACCGCTGTTCAAAGAGCCAAGATGGCGGAGTGTATATTAAATAAAAGACTTTGTCAAAAGATACAAGACTTAAGGATTGATCTGATTGGTCTTTCCTCCGTTCATCGTACAAACTTAGGAAATGATCAACCTTATGAAGTAAGACTACGAGCAGCTGCTCTTTGTAAAGATATAAAAGAAGCTCACAGTATTGGAAATGAAGTAGAAGCACTATACACTAATGGACCGTATGGAGGCGGTGGTGCAAGAAAAAGAGCAATAGAATGTTTAGGTGTTGTTTCAACTTTTATAGAAAGAAATTTAGTTGATAAAAAGATACAAGTGGAGGTTATAACGCATGAAAGGAAAGCGAATCAAACTATATGA
- a CDS encoding AtuA-related protein, which produces MKGKRIKLYEVAHSRAGDKGNTSNLSLIPFKESDFDWIGQVVTVERVKEHFKDIFDGEVIRYDIPSIKSYNFVCKNSLLGGVTTSLALDTHGKSLSSALLEMEIPLLNE; this is translated from the coding sequence ATGAAAGGAAAGCGAATCAAACTATATGAGGTAGCACATAGCAGAGCAGGTGATAAGGGGAATACCTCTAATCTTTCACTTATCCCATTTAAGGAAAGTGATTTTGATTGGATAGGTCAGGTCGTAACTGTAGAACGAGTAAAGGAGCATTTTAAGGACATTTTTGATGGTGAAGTAATTCGTTATGACATACCATCTATTAAATCCTATAATTTTGTTTGTAAAAATAGTTTACTAGGAGGGGTAACGACCTCTCTTGCACTAGATACACATGGGAAAAGTTTGAGTAGCGCTTTATTGGAAATGGAAATTCCTTTATTGAATGAGTAG
- a CDS encoding CitMHS family transporter, which translates to MLATLGFLTIGVFLLLILTKRVSVIVALIVVPLVFSLIGGFSSDIGTLMLEGIQSVAPTGIMLGFAILFFGVMNNAGLFDPIISRVLKLVKGDPLKIVIGTAVISMVTHLDGSGASTFLITIPALLPLYDKLKMNRLVLAGVVALGAGVMNIMPWGGPTARAGSALELDPGAIFSPLIPAMIAGIIWVLFVAYILGKKERKRLGVTDMEYDYDQELSEEERKMRRPKLFWINLVITILTIVALVKVWLPLPIVFMVAFAIVLLINYPKPNDQQEQVKSQALGMVTVVSIIFSAGIFTGILSGTGMIEAMALAMVNIIPEGIGGSMAIVIAVISMPISLLFTPDAYYFGVLPVLSQSAEIYGVAPIEMARASILGQMTTGFPLSPLTASTFLLIGLAGVELGDHQRFIFKWAFGTTIVMAIVALIIGAI; encoded by the coding sequence ATGTTAGCGACCTTAGGATTTTTAACGATCGGCGTTTTCTTATTATTGATTTTAACGAAAAGAGTATCCGTTATTGTCGCGTTAATTGTTGTTCCACTTGTATTTTCTTTAATAGGAGGATTTAGTTCCGATATTGGAACTCTTATGTTAGAAGGAATTCAAAGCGTAGCTCCAACAGGAATTATGTTAGGATTTGCCATTTTATTTTTTGGTGTAATGAATAATGCTGGATTATTTGACCCTATTATTTCAAGAGTATTAAAGTTGGTAAAAGGAGATCCATTAAAAATTGTTATTGGAACAGCGGTTATTTCTATGGTTACTCATCTTGATGGATCTGGGGCTTCCACATTTTTAATTACAATACCAGCTCTTTTGCCTTTATATGATAAATTAAAAATGAATCGACTTGTTCTAGCAGGTGTTGTTGCATTAGGTGCTGGAGTAATGAATATTATGCCATGGGGCGGGCCAACAGCAAGAGCTGGCAGTGCATTAGAATTAGATCCTGGGGCTATTTTTTCACCGCTTATACCAGCAATGATAGCAGGAATAATTTGGGTACTTTTTGTTGCTTATATTCTTGGTAAAAAAGAGAGAAAACGATTAGGTGTTACAGATATGGAATATGATTATGATCAAGAGCTTTCAGAAGAAGAAAGAAAAATGAGAAGGCCTAAATTATTTTGGATTAACCTAGTTATTACCATCCTAACAATTGTCGCACTTGTAAAAGTTTGGCTTCCTCTACCAATAGTGTTTATGGTTGCATTTGCTATTGTTTTACTTATAAATTATCCTAAACCAAATGACCAACAAGAACAAGTCAAGAGTCAAGCACTTGGAATGGTAACTGTTGTATCAATTATATTTTCAGCTGGAATTTTTACTGGCATTCTAAGTGGAACAGGCATGATCGAAGCAATGGCATTAGCTATGGTTAATATTATTCCTGAGGGGATTGGGGGATCAATGGCTATAGTTATTGCAGTTATTAGCATGCCAATCAGCCTTCTTTTTACACCTGATGCGTATTATTTTGGTGTTTTGCCAGTATTAAGTCAATCAGCTGAAATATATGGAGTTGCACCGATCGAAATGGCCAGAGCTTCCATCTTAGGTCAAATGACAACTGGTTTCCCACTAAGTCCTTTAACGGCTTCAACCTTTTTATTAATTGGTTTAGCAGGAGTTGAATTAGGGGATCATCAGCGCTTTATTTTTAAATGGGCATTTGGCACAACAATTGTGATGGCCATTGTCGCCCTTATTATTGGTGCGATCTAA
- a CDS encoding ABC transporter permease yields MNQFKQMFIAQLKLTFREKQSWFWGIFFPVILMVIFMSIFSGSSDNEFSANVAIVNENPNPTSNMMLEQILKLDVLELETEDPVTREEADKLVKNQEVDAAIVLPESIDASSLRLVVNKEDEQGATAQALTGMLNQFVQQTNLVASGVTPSFELQTEAISSGNAELSYTDFLLTGMIALAIAQGGMFGMVGLVEMRSKGLIKRLQMTPANMNLFGLSDMVMRVLFSVVQIILLSLIGVYIFGANLFINFPTLLIVFLLGTLSFTAVGYFISSFSKTTEAYMGVANIANFLMMFLSGVFFPIETMPEWIRPISNVLPLTYFVEGLRESMVYETSLFTASIWAGIAIMVLWGVVTFVIGSLLYKRKSIVAVR; encoded by the coding sequence ATGAATCAATTCAAACAAATGTTTATTGCACAATTAAAATTAACATTTCGAGAAAAACAATCATGGTTTTGGGGCATCTTTTTTCCTGTTATTTTAATGGTTATCTTTATGTCTATTTTCAGTGGTAGCTCTGATAACGAATTTTCAGCAAATGTTGCAATTGTGAATGAAAATCCTAATCCCACGTCAAACATGATGCTTGAGCAAATACTTAAGCTAGATGTACTTGAGCTTGAAACAGAAGACCCTGTAACACGAGAAGAAGCTGACAAATTGGTAAAAAATCAAGAAGTGGATGCAGCGATTGTCCTACCAGAATCAATTGATGCCTCTTCCCTACGACTTGTTGTTAACAAAGAAGATGAACAAGGAGCAACAGCACAAGCACTTACAGGTATGCTAAATCAATTTGTTCAACAAACAAACCTAGTAGCTTCAGGTGTAACACCTTCTTTTGAATTACAAACAGAAGCCATTTCATCAGGTAATGCTGAATTAAGTTACACAGATTTTCTACTTACTGGAATGATTGCATTGGCAATTGCACAAGGTGGAATGTTTGGGATGGTTGGATTAGTGGAGATGCGTAGCAAAGGCTTAATCAAACGACTACAAATGACTCCGGCTAATATGAACCTTTTTGGTTTAAGCGATATGGTCATGAGGGTATTATTCAGTGTTGTTCAGATTATTCTCTTATCGCTCATTGGAGTATATATTTTTGGTGCAAACTTGTTTATCAATTTTCCAACTCTGTTAATTGTCTTTTTACTCGGTACCCTATCGTTTACAGCTGTTGGTTATTTTATCTCTTCCTTCAGCAAAACTACAGAAGCTTATATGGGTGTAGCCAATATTGCAAACTTTCTCATGATGTTTTTAAGTGGCGTTTTTTTCCCAATCGAAACGATGCCGGAGTGGATCCGCCCAATCTCAAATGTTCTGCCTCTCACCTACTTTGTTGAAGGCTTAAGAGAGAGTATGGTTTATGAAACCAGTCTCTTTACTGCTTCTATTTGGGCAGGAATAGCTATTATGGTTCTTTGGGGAGTTGTTACGTTTGTGATTGGGTCATTATTGTATAAACGGAAGTCGATTGTGGCTGTGAGGTAG
- a CDS encoding ABC transporter ATP-binding protein codes for MTVLEVKQLKKSFGSVHAVQDISFSVQAGEVFTIIGPNGAGKTTTLEMIEGLVIPDSGEIMYGELNWEKNGTEIKKKIGVQPQSSAMFDLLTPEENLSLFATFYDKARPTKEILDLVNLTEHRKNHVKKLSGGQRQRLAIGLAMISDPDIIFLDEPTTGLDPQARRNIWDIILQLKQLGKTTILTTHYMEEAEKLSDRVCIVDQGRVITLDTPSALIEKLTKEREVRLSFVDGEEAAIEANTFSQNLQSVSRTEREDSSLRIWTANPEDTLYDLFAFTKEKNYRVEQVSIREMSLEDVFIEFTGKEWRD; via the coding sequence ATGACGGTGTTAGAGGTAAAGCAGTTGAAAAAATCATTTGGTTCTGTTCATGCCGTTCAAGACATTAGCTTTTCGGTTCAAGCTGGTGAAGTATTCACCATTATTGGTCCAAACGGTGCGGGCAAAACAACAACATTAGAAATGATTGAAGGCTTGGTAATTCCTGATTCAGGTGAAATTATGTATGGGGAACTAAACTGGGAAAAGAACGGAACAGAGATTAAAAAGAAAATTGGTGTACAGCCGCAGTCAAGTGCAATGTTTGATTTGTTAACACCTGAGGAAAATCTTAGTCTTTTTGCTACTTTTTATGACAAGGCCCGCCCTACAAAAGAAATTTTAGATCTTGTTAATCTTACTGAGCACCGCAAAAATCATGTAAAAAAGCTTTCTGGTGGACAGCGTCAACGTCTAGCGATTGGCCTTGCGATGATAAGTGATCCTGACATCATCTTTCTGGATGAACCAACAACAGGCCTAGATCCACAAGCAAGGAGAAATATTTGGGATATTATTTTACAGCTTAAACAACTTGGTAAAACAACCATTTTAACAACTCATTATATGGAAGAAGCTGAAAAATTAAGTGACAGAGTTTGCATTGTTGATCAAGGACGAGTTATTACATTAGACACACCATCTGCCCTTATCGAAAAGTTAACAAAAGAAAGAGAAGTAAGATTATCGTTTGTTGACGGTGAAGAAGCTGCTATAGAAGCAAATACATTTTCACAAAATCTTCAGTCAGTTTCTCGTACTGAACGTGAAGATTCATCATTAAGGATATGGACAGCAAATCCAGAAGATACACTTTATGACTTATTCGCATTTACAAAAGAAAAGAATTATCGAGTTGAACAGGTCTCCATTCGTGAAATGAGTTTAGAAGATGTATTTATTGAATTCACTGGCAAGGAATGGAGGGATTAG
- a CDS encoding cupin domain-containing protein, whose product MYEPYPYYHSGFLTRNVQEYNYQVMSILLDEIKKGASTIDLYMRLAKSATDENHRNDILYALEGKKASTNQLTNLYINLTGTKPLYQIVEIPFLSYEEGLEKAFEAEGYFEDRNHSLLNQDPIMQNILWLKTNAQQVNAQIFRNLLEDRANQRKDYGRNPYVVDIEKVTKQNKTFRTSIWTGNKLQVTLMSIDVGDSIGLENHPNTDQFLRIEEGQGLVQMGDRKDRLDYVRKVSDDFAIMVPAGKWHNLTNTGNKPLKLYSIYAPPEHPFGTVHRTKAEAMAAEESRNF is encoded by the coding sequence ATGTATGAACCTTATCCTTATTACCACTCTGGATTTTTAACAAGAAATGTTCAAGAATACAATTATCAGGTAATGTCGATTCTCCTAGATGAAATTAAAAAAGGTGCTTCAACAATTGACCTTTATATGAGGTTGGCAAAATCAGCTACAGATGAAAACCACAGAAATGACATTCTTTATGCGTTAGAAGGAAAAAAAGCATCCACCAATCAACTCACCAATTTGTATATAAACCTTACTGGAACAAAGCCTCTTTATCAAATTGTTGAAATTCCTTTTCTAAGTTACGAAGAAGGATTGGAAAAGGCTTTTGAAGCTGAAGGTTATTTCGAAGATCGAAATCATTCTTTACTTAATCAAGATCCTATTATGCAGAATATCTTATGGTTGAAGACAAATGCTCAGCAAGTAAATGCACAAATATTCCGGAATTTACTTGAAGACCGTGCGAATCAGAGAAAAGATTATGGCAGAAACCCCTATGTTGTTGATATTGAGAAGGTCACAAAACAAAACAAAACATTTCGTACGTCAATATGGACAGGTAACAAACTTCAAGTCACATTAATGAGTATTGATGTTGGAGATAGCATTGGATTAGAAAATCATCCGAATACAGATCAATTCTTGAGAATTGAAGAAGGTCAAGGACTTGTCCAAATGGGTGACAGAAAAGATCGATTGGATTATGTAAGAAAAGTATCTGATGATTTTGCGATAATGGTACCAGCCGGAAAATGGCATAATCTCACAAATACGGGAAATAAACCTCTTAAGCTTTACTCGATTTACGCACCACCAGAGCATCCGTTTGGAACAGTGCATAGAACGAAAGCCGAAGCAATGGCTGCTGAAGAAAGTAGAAATTTCTAA
- a CDS encoding YnfE family protein has translation MDELKHYVQIIKQNLETLSAPDYEGKDEELLRQQEELEKVERHFLLEINSSENFDQIVNAAVKCASNEISLDELEDEYNLLTK, from the coding sequence ATGGATGAGTTAAAGCACTATGTTCAAATTATTAAACAAAATCTTGAAACATTGAGTGCTCCAGATTATGAAGGAAAAGATGAGGAATTGTTGAGACAGCAAGAGGAATTAGAAAAAGTTGAACGGCATTTTTTATTAGAAATCAATTCATCTGAAAACTTTGATCAAATTGTAAACGCTGCAGTTAAGTGTGCTTCAAATGAAATATCGTTAGATGAGTTAGAAGATGAATACAATCTATTAACAAAATAA
- a CDS encoding zinc-binding dehydrogenase yields MKAIVQYKYGLPEVLNLEEVDNPIPNDHQVLVKIHAASVNFGNLVLLKGKPYITRLFYGVLKPKHPIPGGDIAGCVEAVGSKVAQFKPGDEVFRDYYKNEGIDKYREYFDLIIGVNGHQPVYKRALKHHGIFVHIGGAESQMYQTALQGGWISFTEKKKMNVFLQRANRKDLIFIKDLIESGKVKAVIDKQFELSEIRQALTYFAEGHAQGKVVITM; encoded by the coding sequence ATGAAAGCAATTGTTCAGTACAAATACGGTTTACCAGAGGTTTTAAACCTAGAAGAAGTTGATAACCCCATCCCTAATGACCATCAAGTTCTGGTGAAAATACATGCAGCTTCGGTTAATTTTGGGAATCTTGTCCTTTTAAAAGGAAAACCGTACATCACTCGATTGTTTTATGGAGTATTAAAGCCCAAACATCCAATTCCAGGTGGTGACATCGCAGGTTGTGTTGAAGCTGTGGGTTCAAAAGTAGCTCAGTTTAAACCAGGAGATGAGGTATTTAGGGATTATTATAAAAATGAAGGTATTGATAAATACAGGGAGTATTTTGATCTGATCATCGGGGTAAACGGTCATCAACCTGTTTATAAGCGAGCATTAAAACATCATGGAATCTTTGTTCACATTGGTGGGGCTGAATCTCAAATGTATCAAACAGCTTTACAGGGAGGCTGGATATCTTTTACAGAAAAAAAGAAAATGAATGTCTTTTTGCAAAGAGCTAATCGAAAAGATCTGATATTTATAAAAGATTTAATAGAATCTGGTAAGGTAAAAGCAGTGATTGATAAACAATTTGAATTAAGTGAAATACGACAGGCTTTAACCTATTTTGCTGAAGGACACGCGCAGGGAAAAGTTGTTATAACCATGTAA